Genomic DNA from bacterium:
TGTATCTGATTTAACCTTCATTCCTTTGCTGCCAGCACAAGCAAAATGATCATCAGAAGTAATAAAAATATTATTGCCGGATTTCAATAATCTTCTCTTTACAGTAATGTATTCTTCCTCATTAAAATCTTTTTTAGGAAGGAAAACCAGGAAACTATTTTTAGCGGGATTTATCATTCTTCAATTCAAATTTGCTTACAAATATATGAAATATGATTCGCTGTGAAAAAGTTAGTATAGTATACTTCACAAATGATAAAAATAACGATTATATTTACGATTGAATTGATTAAACAAATATGCGAATACCCGAATCGAAAATAGAAGAAATTCGAAACTCAGTTGATATTGTTGATGTGATATCACAGCAGGTTCAACTGCGTAAACGGGGTAAGAATTTTATCGGACTTTGTCCGTTCCATTCAGAAAAAACTCCTTCATTTACAGTTAGTGAAGAGAAACAGATATTTCATTGTTTTGGGTGTCACACTGGCGGGAATGTTTTCAAGTTTTTAACCGAATTTCATAAAATTTCTTTTGTTGAAGCCGTGCAGGAACTTGCGGAGCAGCAGGGAATTACGATTGAATTTGATAAGCAGGAATTCACTGAGCAGCAATCCGAGCAGGAAGTTCTTTATGATATCAACACAGAAGCAGCAAGATATTTTCTGAATAATCTTTTAAATGATGCCGAGGGAGAAGTTGCACGAAAGTATCTTCACGATAGAAACATAAAAACACAAACACTCCGAACATTTGGTTTGGGTTACACTTTGCGGGGATGGGAAAATTTTATCAACTATGCTAGGAGCAGAAATTTAAATATTGATAAATGCATTCAACTTGGATTGATTGGAAAAAATTCGGAAGGAAAGTTGTTTGATAAACTTCCTGGAAGATTAATCTTTCCGATTTTCTCACCAAATGGAAGAGTAGTCGCGTTTGCAGGCAGAGTTCTCGATCCGAAAGATACAGGTGCAAAATATATAAACTCACCCGAGTCACTCATCTATATTAAAGGAAGAATTCTTTACGGACTTTCATTCGCAAAAGATGATATTCGAAGACTTGACAAAGCGATTATTGTTGAAGGCTATATGGATTTGATTTCACTTTATCAAAGTGGAATTAAAAACGTTGTTGCTGTTTCAGGAACTGCATTGACAGATGATCAGGTCCAGCTATTATCACGATACACAAAAAATGTTGTTCTTCTTTTTGATGCTGACGTTGCCGGAATAAAAGCTTCTATGAGAAGCATCGAAATATTACTTAAGCGTGATATGGAAATAAAGATTGTCTCGCTGCCGAAAGGAGAAGACCCTGATTCATTCGTGAATAAATTCGGCAAAGAAGAATTTGAAGAACTGGTTAAGCAAGCGGAAAACTTTTTAGAATATGAAACAAAGTATTATGAATCACTCGGTAAGTTTGAAGATGCTTCAACAGCAGCAGAAGCAATTCGAGATTTAGTAAAGCCGGTTGCATTGATCGACGATGAACTAAAAAGAAATCTGCTGATTAGAAATATTGCCAAAAAGTTTAATCTGCGGGAAAAGCTTCTCGAATCGGAACTTGATAAACAAATTAAGCAGGTAAAGCGGTTCGAGAAAACTGATGTGAGGGTAATACAGCAAAGAAAATTCGAAGAAACTACTACAACATTTATCGATGCGACAACTGAGATATCACCCGTTATTTACAATCTGGAAAAAGAAATTCTGAAGTTATTATTCGAGGCGGAGAAACCAGTCGCAGAACTTGTTTTTGCTTACTTGCAACCGGAAGATTTCAGCGGTTCAATCAATCGAGAATTATTTGAATTGGTAAAAGGTGAATTTGAGAACGACTCTAATTTTACAACAAGCGACCTGGTTAGTGTGCTTAAAGACGAGAAGAAAGAGGTGTATGTTCGTGAACTTACTTTTGATAAATATTCGGTCAGCAGCAGCTGGGAAGATAGATTCCCAAGTATCACAACCGAAATGACTTTAATGAAATATGCAAAAGACACTGTGATGAAATTTGTAATTGAAAGAATCGAAAAACGGATTCAATCCAATCGCAGAGAGATTGAGCTGACAGAAGATGAATCGAAATTATTAGAGCTGATGAAAAGTAATAACGAGCTTGAAAGAGAAAAAAAGAGAATTAGAGAAGAGTTGAGCAATTGACAATCATTCTACATTATAAATTTTCCATTCTGAATTAATATGTATCGTCAGGCAAAAACAGGCAAGCTAATGATTGAAATACTTCCGGATAAGTGTGACTTTTGCGGCTGTTGTGTCGGCGTTTGTCCTGAAGATGCAATTGAACTTAAGGAAGCAGAGATTTTTATCATTGATCCAAGATGTACTAACTGTGCTAAGTGTGTTTGGTCCTGTCCGATTGAGGTAATCAAGTTTAATAAAGAAGGTGTGGTGGTGAAATGAGTTTTCATTTTAAGCTGGAGGTCTGCAGTCTTCAGTCAGCAGTCTACAAGACAGATTAATTTAGAGTATCGGGATGAGCACGTTCAGAGACTTAAAGGTTTATCAAAAAGCATTCAAACTGGCAATGGATATTTTTGAATTGACTAAATCGTATCCTGATGAAGAAAAATTTGGCTTAATAATTCAAATAAGAAAGTCATCGCGAAGTGTCTGTTCTTCGATAGCCGAAGGATACAGAAAGCGAAAGTATCCGGCTCACTTCGTATCAAAAATGACTGATGCGGATATGGAAAACTCAGAGACACAAGTATGGTTGGATTTTTCATTAAGCTGCAAGTACATCGATAAGATTAAATACAAAAATTTCATCGAAAGATCTGAGGAAATAGGTAGAATGTTGAATCATATGATCGAAAATCCCGAAAAATATTTATAAAGATTTGCAGACTGTAAATTGAAGACTGTAGACTCTAAAGTTAAAATGATAATCAGCATGACAGAAAAAAATGAGTAAAATGAAAAAAGAATACGACATAATAGTAGTTGGTGCTGGACCTGCCGGATCAATGGCTGCACGGTTTGCTGCTGAGCAGGGAGTTTCAGTTTTAATGCTGGAAAAGGACAGAGATGTTGGTTATCCTGTCCGATGCGGTGAAGCAATTAGTAAAGTAGGTGTTGAAGAATTTATTCCTTCCGATGATAAATGGATTGCAACAAAGATAAGTAAATTTTCATTCAACGCTCCCGATGGCACAGAAGTAATTCTTGATTTTGGTGAAGCAGGTTACGTTCTTGAGCGCCGAATATTTGACTACGAACTTGCGCGAACTGCTGCTGATGCAGGAGTTGAAATTCTCACGCGTGCTTATGTTAATAATTTGTTGTTTGATGATGGTAAAGTAGTCGGAGTTAAATATGAGTTTCATGGAGAACAAAAAGAAGTAAAAGCGAAAGTTGTAATTGCTGCTGATGGAGTTGAATCACGTGTTGGTCGTTGGGCAGGACTTGAAACTCATATTGATTTTCGTGATATGGAAAGCGCTGTTCAAATTACTGCTGCTAATATTCCTGTAGATCAAAACACACTTTATTTTTATTTCGGGAAGGATGTTGCGCCAAACGGATACTTCTGGGTTTTTCCAAAAGGACACAACAAAGCAAACATTGGTCTCGGAGTGAGTGGAATTATCGGAAAGAAAAAATCCGCACAATCTTTTCTCGATGACTTTATGAACAAGCATTATCCGAATGCACCGGTGTTAACTAAAATTGCCGGTGGAGTTCCTTGTGCAATCACACTAAAAAAAATTTCTGCACCGGGAATAATGCTTGTTGGAGATGCAGCACGACAGGTTAATCCTTTAAGCGGTGGAGGAATTGCTTCGGGAATGATCGGCGGAAAAATTGCAGGGACCATTGCCGCTGAAGCAATCAAAATGAACAAGCTCGAACATATCTTAAATTACGACAAAGCATGGGCAGATAGACTCGGTAAACGACACGAGACCTTCAACAGAATTAAAGAAGGCATATACAATTTTTCAGATGAAAAGTTTAACAACATTGCACATGCCTTCAACAAAGTTCCTTATGAGAAGAGAACCCTCGGAAGATTATTTACAACTGCACTTATTAACCAACCTTCGCTTTTGGTAGATATTGCAAAAGTTTTTGTAATCTAAAACATTGCACTTATACCAACAGAGGGAAGTATTCCAATCGTTTCATTAAACTCAGGTTCTTGTGTTCGCTGATCCCATCTGATTCCGGTAATGTTTTTTCTATTGTAAATATTCTGAATATCAACATAAGTAATTAAAGTCCATCCGGTAAAGAACCATCGTTTATCAACACGCACATCAAGACTATGATTCACAGGAAAGCGTAAAGTATTTATCTGATCGACGCTCTGTGTTCCATTTGAATTGTAAGGTGTGTAAGGCTTGCCGGTTGAGTAACGGAATTTGGTTGCAACTTCCCACTCTTCATTTATTTTGTAGCCACCGCTAATGTTAAATATCCATGTCTGGTCGTAACTTCCTATTCTCTCCACGTTGTCCAGTGCAGTGAAATTAGCCTCACTGTAAGTTAGACTGAGAATTCCGTAATAAGGAGTTTCCGAAAGTTTTTTCTGAAGCGATACTTCAAATCCTTTTGCAAGGCCGGTTCCTTCTGAGTTTAAAGGATCTAATCCGAATGAAGCAAAGTTTTCATCGGAACCTGCAAATCCTGCACCTGTGTTAGCCATAATCAGATAAGTTCTCCGGAGACTTGTTGGATAATCAAAGTAATCTTTCAGAAATCCTTCAACTCTGAATAATGCATCAGCAGAAAAATATTGATCAACTCCAAGGACATATTGATTAACACGAATGTTTTTTAATTCGAGATTCATTTCATTTCCAACAAGCCAGATGTAAGAAGGTGATTGATGATAAACACCTGTGCTGAACGTAAACGAGGTTATGTCAGTCAATCTGTAAGAAGCAGAAAAACGCGGACTGAAAAATGTTTTTGCAGTTGTAGTGGGACTGAAATAATCAGCACGCACTCCAAGATTTAAGTTTAATCTGTCAATCAACAAGAAATTTAAATTTGTATAAGCCGCGAACTTGCTGTAATTCTCATTTGCATTTATGCTCGTTGTCGGAATACTGTCCCCGAAAGTACTTACAAACTCAGGAACAAAAACATCTGCTTCAAAATTGATGAGCTTTCCTGAAATACCAGCATTTACTTCTGTAATTTTTGAAAGCTTGTAAATGAGATCAGCCTTTAAAGTGTTTTCTTTTTCTAATGAGTTGTTAGTGAATATCGGATTCAGAAGTGAATCGCTTTGCTGAGTGTTATAATCAACATAATTTCTATTCAAAGTAAGATTCAAAAAACCATCTGTGAACAAATGGCGATAAGATAATCCTGTTGCATATTGTGTTTGGTCGCTTCCAAGTATTCTCGAGTTATCGTATCTCTGATCTTCTGTGTCATTAAAATATTTTACATTATCGAAAGCTGAGATTAGTAAAAACGAAATTGAATTTCTGTTATCTATCGTCCAGTCAAATTTTGCAAAGCCATCGTAGTATTCAGGAACGAATGAGAAATCTGCTGCTTTGAATATAAAATCAAGATAACTTCTTCTTGCGGAAAAGATGAAGGTCGAGTTTTGAGTTACGGGTCCTTCCAAATCAAGTCCGAATTGAGTTGCCGAGATAGTTCCTTTCCCACCAATTTTATCTTTTCTTCCCTCACGAAAGTCAATGGTGAGAACAGATGAAAGTTTATCTCCATTCAAAACTGAAAATCCACCTGTTGAAAAAGTTGTAGCATCTACAAAATCAAGATTAATATAACTGAGCGGACCTCCTGTTGCACCCTGTGTTCCGAAGTGATTAATATTCTGAACGGGAATTCCCTCTATTAAATATAAATTTTCTGAAGGACCACCGCCGCGGACAATTAAATCATTTCTTCCCGGATCAGCTTGTGCTACACCGGGTAAAATTGAAACTGCTCTCACCACATCCTCAAATCCTCCGGCACTTCTTCTTATTTCCTCATTGCTGAAACCTTTAATACTTCCGACTTCAATTGGGTTTCTAATAAAATAATCACTTTGAACAACTACTCCTTCCAGTTCAATTGTCGTAACTGTAAGTTCGAAGTTAACGATTGCAGGTCTACCAGGCATAACACTGATGTCAGTTTTTGTAACGCTGTTGTAGCCGATAACTGAGGCCCGAACCTGATAAGTATTTGGCGGAATGTTGTTTATAACAAATTCACCTTGTGCATTAGTAGCAGCACCCAGGTCAGTTCCCAGAATAATTATATTAGCACCGATTAAAGGCTCATTGGAAGTTTTATCAATCACTTTTCCATACATAGAGCCGGTTAATTCCTGTGCAAATGTTGTTATTGCCGAAATTAAAAGGATAATAATGGTTAAAAATTGGTATTTCATAAATTAATTCTTGAATTAAATATCTTTTAAAAACAACTCCAAAGTTATTAAAGTTCTGTGCCAACTTAATTTATATTATAAGTTGGAATTATTTTTTATTATTGAAGTATGTGTTTTAGAAAAGAAAGCAGAGGATAGTCAAAGTTCTTTGAGTAAAAAGAAGAAAAACGCAGGTTTCAGCCTTGATGAAATTCAAAGTCACTTCAATGAGCAGTTTTTCTGGATCGAAGGTGGTGATGATCCGGCTGTTTTATTTTCCGAAAATTTGCAAGCTGTTACAGGATACACCAGCACCGAGTTGAATGAGCTGGGCGGATGGTTATCTTTAATTCTGCAGGATGATTTGACTTACTATCGAAAGACAATTGATCAATGGCTTCAGGATTCGGAGAAAGATATACTTGAATTAAATTACCGGATAACAAGAAAAGACGGCAGAGTCGTTCATCTTTCTGAGAAAATAAAAATAATCCGTGACCAAAACAGAAATATCATAAATAAAATTGGGTTGGTGTCGGATGTTTCAGATCATGCAAAATTAGTGGAGAAATTAAAGAGCAAGAATGAACATCTTGAATCGATGAATTCATCAAAGGATAATTTTCTCTCTATACTCTCACATGACCTTCGGGCACCATTTACAAGTATTCTCGGTTTTTCTGAAATAATACTCAACGAAACTAAGCTACCCGAAAAAGATAAAATCGAATATGTGAAGTTCATTTATGATTCTTCAAACAACCAGCTTCAGCTCATAAATCATCTTTTTGACTGGGCGCAGATCCAAACCGGAAAAATAAAAACAGATATACAAAGACTTCATGCACAGAGTATTGCGTATAGCTGCATATCGTATCTAACGGCTCAGGCTATTCGCAAAAATATTCATACAAATGTCAGCATACCTGACTCGTTTTTTATTGATGCAGATGAACGGCTTGTAACAAAAATATTTATGAATCTCATCAGTAATGCTATAAAGTATTCATATGAAAATGAATCGGTTGAAATATCGGCGAATATTTACAACAACAACTTCACTGAATTTATAGTAAAAGACCGTGGTTTCGGTATTTCAGAAACCAACAAGGAAAAAATTTTTAATATTGGAAGACTTTTTTCTACCGAGGGGACAAAGGGTGAAAAGGGAAGCGGACTTGGGCTTATGTTATCCAGGTTAATAGTTGAGAAGCATGGAGGAGAGATGTGGTATTTTTCAACTGAGGGAAAAGGAAGTGAGTTTCATTTTACTCTTCCTTCAGCAGCAAGCTATATTTTGCTTGTTGTAAATGATCCGACAGATATCAATCAGCTCGAAGAAGGAATTTCAAAATTTTATCCGAACCTCCAGGTGCTTAAAGCCGAAAACGGATTTGAAGCAATCGAAATTATTTCAGCAAAATCCCCGTCGCTTGTTATTATTGAACATGATCTTCCATTGATGGATGGTTTGCAGTTAATAAAATCAGCCAGGAATAAACATAAGAGCATCAGGATTCCTTTTATAGTTTTTGTTGATTCAGCTTCAGATGATGTTGTAAGTTCATATCAGGACCTCAATGTAAAAATAATCAAAGATAAGCCATCGCTTACTGAATTATTGAATGACAAAATTGAATCTTTAATATATACTTAAAGTTTTCACTTAATTAATAACCCAATAGAATATAATTGATGAACCAGCCCGAACTAAATACTCTTGTGAAGAATGATCGCGTGGATCATTTTCTTCTCATAAGAAAACTTGAACTCCGTAGCACTAAAAGCGGCAATGATTTTCTTTCAACTGAGCTCGGCGACAAATCTACTTCAATGAATGCTAATATCTGGGAAGGTTTTTCTGAGATTGCTGCAAGAGGAAAAGTCGGCGATGTTGTTAAAGTAGCAGGGACTATAGAAGAATATCAGGGTTCATTGCAGATCAGAGTAACATCTATCAGGCTGGC
This window encodes:
- a CDS encoding NAD(P)/FAD-dependent oxidoreductase, giving the protein MSKMKKEYDIIVVGAGPAGSMAARFAAEQGVSVLMLEKDRDVGYPVRCGEAISKVGVEEFIPSDDKWIATKISKFSFNAPDGTEVILDFGEAGYVLERRIFDYELARTAADAGVEILTRAYVNNLLFDDGKVVGVKYEFHGEQKEVKAKVVIAADGVESRVGRWAGLETHIDFRDMESAVQITAANIPVDQNTLYFYFGKDVAPNGYFWVFPKGHNKANIGLGVSGIIGKKKSAQSFLDDFMNKHYPNAPVLTKIAGGVPCAITLKKISAPGIMLVGDAARQVNPLSGGGIASGMIGGKIAGTIAAEAIKMNKLEHILNYDKAWADRLGKRHETFNRIKEGIYNFSDEKFNNIAHAFNKVPYEKRTLGRLFTTALINQPSLLVDIAKVFVI
- a CDS encoding DNA primase, encoding MRIPESKIEEIRNSVDIVDVISQQVQLRKRGKNFIGLCPFHSEKTPSFTVSEEKQIFHCFGCHTGGNVFKFLTEFHKISFVEAVQELAEQQGITIEFDKQEFTEQQSEQEVLYDINTEAARYFLNNLLNDAEGEVARKYLHDRNIKTQTLRTFGLGYTLRGWENFINYARSRNLNIDKCIQLGLIGKNSEGKLFDKLPGRLIFPIFSPNGRVVAFAGRVLDPKDTGAKYINSPESLIYIKGRILYGLSFAKDDIRRLDKAIIVEGYMDLISLYQSGIKNVVAVSGTALTDDQVQLLSRYTKNVVLLFDADVAGIKASMRSIEILLKRDMEIKIVSLPKGEDPDSFVNKFGKEEFEELVKQAENFLEYETKYYESLGKFEDASTAAEAIRDLVKPVALIDDELKRNLLIRNIAKKFNLREKLLESELDKQIKQVKRFEKTDVRVIQQRKFEETTTTFIDATTEISPVIYNLEKEILKLLFEAEKPVAELVFAYLQPEDFSGSINRELFELVKGEFENDSNFTTSDLVSVLKDEKKEVYVRELTFDKYSVSSSWEDRFPSITTEMTLMKYAKDTVMKFVIERIEKRIQSNRREIELTEDESKLLELMKSNNELEREKKRIREELSN
- a CDS encoding four helix bundle protein; this translates as MSTFRDLKVYQKAFKLAMDIFELTKSYPDEEKFGLIIQIRKSSRSVCSSIAEGYRKRKYPAHFVSKMTDADMENSETQVWLDFSLSCKYIDKIKYKNFIERSEEIGRMLNHMIENPEKYL
- a CDS encoding 4Fe-4S binding protein, whose product is MIEILPDKCDFCGCCVGVCPEDAIELKEAEIFIIDPRCTNCAKCVWSCPIEVIKFNKEGVVVK
- a CDS encoding PAS domain-containing protein; protein product: MSKKKKNAGFSLDEIQSHFNEQFFWIEGGDDPAVLFSENLQAVTGYTSTELNELGGWLSLILQDDLTYYRKTIDQWLQDSEKDILELNYRITRKDGRVVHLSEKIKIIRDQNRNIINKIGLVSDVSDHAKLVEKLKSKNEHLESMNSSKDNFLSILSHDLRAPFTSILGFSEIILNETKLPEKDKIEYVKFIYDSSNNQLQLINHLFDWAQIQTGKIKTDIQRLHAQSIAYSCISYLTAQAIRKNIHTNVSIPDSFFIDADERLVTKIFMNLISNAIKYSYENESVEISANIYNNNFTEFIVKDRGFGISETNKEKIFNIGRLFSTEGTKGEKGSGLGLMLSRLIVEKHGGEMWYFSTEGKGSEFHFTLPSAASYILLVVNDPTDINQLEEGISKFYPNLQVLKAENGFEAIEIISAKSPSLVIIEHDLPLMDGLQLIKSARNKHKSIRIPFIVFVDSASDDVVSSYQDLNVKIIKDKPSLTELLNDKIESLIYT
- a CDS encoding TonB-dependent receptor yields the protein MKYQFLTIIILLISAITTFAQELTGSMYGKVIDKTSNEPLIGANIIILGTDLGAATNAQGEFVINNIPPNTYQVRASVIGYNSVTKTDISVMPGRPAIVNFELTVTTIELEGVVVQSDYFIRNPIEVGSIKGFSNEEIRRSAGGFEDVVRAVSILPGVAQADPGRNDLIVRGGGPSENLYLIEGIPVQNINHFGTQGATGGPLSYINLDFVDATTFSTGGFSVLNGDKLSSVLTIDFREGRKDKIGGKGTISATQFGLDLEGPVTQNSTFIFSARRSYLDFIFKAADFSFVPEYYDGFAKFDWTIDNRNSISFLLISAFDNVKYFNDTEDQRYDNSRILGSDQTQYATGLSYRHLFTDGFLNLTLNRNYVDYNTQQSDSLLNPIFTNNSLEKENTLKADLIYKLSKITEVNAGISGKLINFEADVFVPEFVSTFGDSIPTTSINANENYSKFAAYTNLNFLLIDRLNLNLGVRADYFSPTTTAKTFFSPRFSASYRLTDITSFTFSTGVYHQSPSYIWLVGNEMNLELKNIRVNQYVLGVDQYFSADALFRVEGFLKDYFDYPTSLRRTYLIMANTGAGFAGSDENFASFGLDPLNSEGTGLAKGFEVSLQKKLSETPYYGILSLTYSEANFTALDNVERIGSYDQTWIFNISGGYKINEEWEVATKFRYSTGKPYTPYNSNGTQSVDQINTLRFPVNHSLDVRVDKRWFFTGWTLITYVDIQNIYNRKNITGIRWDQRTQEPEFNETIGILPSVGISAMF